A single genomic interval of Christensenellaceae bacterium 44-20 harbors:
- a CDS encoding peptidoglycan-binding protein, with product MGVLQEFLNYLEEQEDNGSIYVWGAQGQGGETISENWIHRMETSRNNADRAIALWKRRKAEGKNALRAFDCSGLIVYFFQNLKGVLKSDTTAHGLKGMCSQISQTQLLPGDFVFRVYTSGTNKGKAYHVGVVVDVEKNVIEAKGRDDGVVKRPLNAQAGYWNAYGRPAFLKAEIEGDAPIPQPVPAGWELSRLLKRTNPIMKGGDVQAVQQALISKGYSCGASGTDGQFGAGTESAVKAFQKANGLTADGIVGQNTCIKLGGIWKGGKANAPASSAGWTLSRLLKRAKPTMKGEDVRAAQKALIAKGYSCGSSGADGQFGDETKDAVMRFQKAHGLKADSIIGKDTCAKLGGKWNA from the coding sequence ATGGGAGTATTACAAGAATTTTTGAACTATCTGGAAGAGCAGGAAGATAACGGCTCTATCTATGTCTGGGGTGCGCAGGGACAGGGTGGAGAGACAATCTCTGAGAACTGGATCCACAGGATGGAAACCAGCAGAAACAATGCAGACCGGGCAATCGCACTTTGGAAACGCCGAAAGGCCGAGGGAAAGAATGCGCTGCGGGCATTTGACTGCTCTGGCCTTATCGTATACTTCTTTCAGAACCTAAAGGGCGTATTGAAATCAGACACAACCGCTCACGGCCTGAAAGGGATGTGCAGCCAGATTTCCCAAACGCAGCTATTGCCGGGAGATTTTGTGTTCCGGGTGTATACCAGCGGCACAAACAAGGGGAAAGCATATCATGTGGGCGTGGTGGTGGACGTAGAAAAGAACGTCATAGAAGCCAAAGGCCGGGATGACGGCGTGGTAAAGCGTCCGCTAAACGCCCAGGCGGGATATTGGAATGCTTATGGGCGGCCTGCTTTTCTCAAAGCAGAGATTGAGGGAGACGCGCCAATTCCACAGCCTGTTCCTGCTGGCTGGGAACTTTCAAGGCTGCTCAAACGGACAAACCCTATCATGAAAGGTGGAGATGTGCAGGCAGTACAGCAGGCGCTTATCTCCAAAGGCTATTCCTGCGGGGCGTCCGGCACGGACGGCCAGTTCGGCGCCGGTACAGAGAGTGCGGTCAAAGCCTTTCAGAAAGCAAATGGACTGACGGCAGACGGCATTGTGGGACAGAATACCTGCATAAAGCTGGGCGGCATCTGGAAAGGAGGCAAGGCAAATGCACCGGCCTCTTCGGCTGGCTGGACGCTCTCCCGCCTGCTCAAACGCGCCAAGCCTACGATGAAAGGTGAGGACGTGCGGGCAGCGCAAAAAGCATTGATTGCCAAAGGGTATTCCTGCGGAAGTAGCGGAGCAGATGGGCAGTTTGGAGACGAGACGAAAGACGCGGTGATGCGCTTCCAGAAAGCACACGGACTGAAAGCAGACAGCATTATCGGAAAAGACACTTGCGCAAAGCTGGGCGGCAAGTGGAACGCATAA
- a CDS encoding phage holin family protein, translated as MDMMELIRPEMLTLIPVLYLIGAGLKKAEVFENKYIPLGLGLLGALLGAAWLLVFRDAEYNILQSLLMGAVQGILCAGCSVYANQIYKQLKEEKEVE; from the coding sequence ATGGATATGATGGAACTGATTCGGCCGGAAATGCTCACGCTGATTCCCGTGCTGTATTTGATTGGTGCGGGGCTCAAGAAAGCGGAAGTGTTTGAGAATAAGTATATCCCGCTGGGGCTGGGGCTGCTGGGGGCGTTGCTGGGCGCGGCATGGCTGCTGGTATTTCGCGATGCAGAGTACAACATCCTGCAAAGCCTGCTGATGGGAGCAGTACAGGGGATTCTCTGCGCTGGGTGCAGCGTTTACGCCAACCAGATTTACAAGCAGCTTAAAGAAGAAAAGGAGGTAGAGTAG
- a CDS encoding type II toxin-antitoxin system antitoxin SocA domain-containing protein: MAREALDVAKYVIHKCHCDGKAISNLQLQKILYYMQGLYLANFKEPLFEDKIEAWKFGPVVPNIYYAYNKYIADNIYETYPDIENMLRFSKEEKEFLDKIIIEKRELSVWQLVELTHKEKPWRQAYTDNMSNTITQRSMMDFFLNE; this comes from the coding sequence ATGGCTAGAGAAGCATTAGATGTGGCGAAATATGTTATTCATAAATGCCATTGTGATGGGAAAGCGATTTCAAATCTACAATTGCAGAAAATATTATACTATATGCAAGGGCTATATCTTGCAAACTTTAAGGAGCCATTATTTGAGGATAAAATTGAAGCTTGGAAATTTGGACCAGTAGTTCCTAATATTTATTATGCTTATAATAAATATATCGCAGATAATATTTATGAAACATACCCAGATATTGAAAATATGTTGCGATTTTCTAAAGAAGAGAAAGAATTTCTAGATAAAATTATTATAGAGAAAAGAGAATTAAGCGTATGGCAGCTGGTGGAATTAACACATAAAGAAAAGCCTTGGAGGCAGGCCTATACAGATAACATGAGTAATACCATAACTCAAAGAAGTATGATGGATTTTTTTCTAAACGAGTAG
- a CDS encoding type II toxin-antitoxin system death-on-curing family toxin — MIILSKEQVLQLHISLIEATGGSNGLRDEGLLDSALSNPFQSFGGKELYPSIPAKAAQLCFGLVKNHAMVDGNKRLGAHVMLVFLALNGYELSYKQKELSDMILSVAAGEISAEQIAQWIVKHQI; from the coding sequence ATGATTATTCTAAGCAAAGAACAGGTACTGCAACTTCATATCAGCTTAATAGAAGCAACTGGTGGAAGTAATGGGCTTCGCGATGAAGGACTGTTAGATTCTGCGCTAAGCAATCCATTTCAGTCCTTTGGAGGAAAAGAATTATATCCAAGCATTCCGGCCAAGGCCGCTCAACTTTGTTTTGGCTTAGTAAAAAATCATGCAATGGTAGATGGCAACAAAAGACTTGGTGCACATGTCATGTTAGTGTTCCTAGCATTGAATGGATACGAGCTATCTTACAAGCAAAAAGAATTAAGTGATATGATTCTCTCGGTGGCCGCTGGCGAAATTAGCGCTGAGCAAATAGCCCAATGGATTGTCAAACATCAAATATAA
- a CDS encoding type II toxin-antitoxin system Phd/YefM family antitoxin: MTVDTNTMISITEANQNFSKVAKVVNEHGTAVILKNNKPRYLVIDFSKVEKERVASAEDVLAISERFIKQNKEAYEVLAK; the protein is encoded by the coding sequence ATGACAGTAGATACAAACACAATGATTTCGATAACAGAAGCAAATCAAAATTTTTCCAAAGTTGCCAAGGTAGTCAATGAACACGGGACTGCCGTAATTTTGAAAAATAATAAGCCACGGTATCTTGTAATTGATTTCAGCAAGGTGGAAAAAGAAAGAGTGGCCAGTGCAGAAGATGTTCTAGCTATATCGGAGCGTTTTATTAAGCAAAACAAAGAAGCATATGAGGTTCTTGCGAAATGA
- a CDS encoding excisionase produces MANAKQKKGFTKKILGGSELTMEEYAAYITALKAKPFLTSAEASTLFEIGIGRVRSLMKADDADFVVMTDTIRSRRIHRETFEKYLVSHGIH; encoded by the coding sequence ATGGCAAATGCAAAACAGAAGAAGGGGTTCACGAAGAAGATTCTCGGCGGGAGCGAGCTGACGATGGAGGAATACGCGGCCTACATCACGGCTCTGAAGGCGAAGCCGTTCCTGACGAGTGCCGAGGCGTCGACCCTGTTCGAAATAGGAATCGGGCGCGTGCGTTCGCTGATGAAGGCCGATGACGCGGACTTCGTGGTGATGACTGACACGATTCGAAGTCGCCGTATTCACCGCGAGACGTTCGAGAAATATCTGGTGTCTCACGGGATTCATTAA
- a CDS encoding phage/plasmid primase, P4 family — protein MRQKENRPGAGDAYGTVPFNYINDSTDMSEFQDLTYNGLLKAVTDDYLDGLDEDADLPFESIEAELLQATNNAIEEYNLGPRDPNAPMGAPIKDAYPNAKAPADRVRKLKALTPWQVASVIIRLYHAVGIRLNGQEGDGNFDVGVYQSHGERRGLYDTRTETVRRLITALHPGISDVDMRNTENKLRVLVPKVEPCKDKALVPVNNGIFDYENKILLDFDPKYVFTSKSNVDFVPNARNPVIHNDQDGTDWDVVSWMEELSDDPEVVKVLWEVLGASLRPNMPWNKSVWLYSTQGNNGKGTFCALVRNLLGKGSWASIPLKDFGQDFMLEELTRVQAIITDENDVGTYIDKAATLKSVITGDPFLLNRKYKAPMPCLFRGLMIQCVNEIPKLKDKSESMYRRLLVIPFEKRFEGCERKYIKDDYLGRKDVLEYVLFHTLYEMDFDEFSVPEASEKSLDVFRVDNDPLRQFADEVFDKAAWDLLPCKFLYDLYRYWFQTNVPQGKMLSRNSFYSSLELIAPEYGWQLQDKVRSANRMDVPEMLILEYQVQEWMNHDYRGSDKMRLAQPEVKDSYRGYVRNKVGSVPAYMVSGETTASKETDSD, from the coding sequence ATGAGGCAAAAAGAAAACCGCCCCGGCGCTGGCGACGCTTACGGGACGGTACCATTTAATTATATTAATGATAGCACAGATATGAGCGAATTTCAAGACTTAACATACAACGGACTGCTCAAGGCGGTCACGGACGATTATCTGGACGGTCTCGACGAGGACGCCGACCTGCCGTTCGAGAGCATCGAGGCGGAGCTTCTTCAGGCGACCAACAACGCAATCGAGGAATACAACCTCGGTCCCCGCGACCCGAACGCCCCTATGGGAGCGCCCATCAAGGACGCGTACCCGAACGCGAAAGCCCCTGCTGACCGCGTACGGAAACTGAAGGCTCTGACGCCTTGGCAGGTGGCGAGCGTGATAATTCGCCTGTACCACGCGGTCGGAATCCGCCTGAACGGTCAGGAGGGCGACGGGAATTTCGATGTGGGGGTCTACCAATCCCACGGGGAACGGCGAGGGCTGTACGACACCCGCACCGAGACGGTCCGGAGGTTGATTACGGCTCTCCACCCGGGAATCAGCGATGTGGACATGCGCAACACCGAGAACAAGCTGCGCGTCCTCGTGCCGAAGGTGGAGCCTTGCAAAGACAAGGCACTCGTTCCCGTGAACAACGGAATCTTCGACTACGAGAACAAGATTCTGCTGGATTTCGACCCGAAGTACGTGTTCACCAGCAAGTCGAACGTGGATTTCGTCCCGAACGCCCGGAATCCGGTCATCCATAACGACCAAGACGGAACGGATTGGGACGTGGTCTCGTGGATGGAGGAGCTTTCCGACGACCCCGAGGTGGTCAAGGTTCTCTGGGAGGTGCTGGGGGCTTCCCTGCGTCCGAACATGCCGTGGAACAAATCCGTCTGGCTGTACTCCACTCAGGGCAACAACGGAAAGGGCACGTTCTGCGCCCTCGTCCGGAACCTGCTCGGGAAAGGCTCTTGGGCCTCGATTCCTCTGAAGGATTTCGGGCAGGATTTCATGCTTGAGGAGCTTACCCGCGTACAGGCGATTATCACGGACGAGAACGATGTCGGAACGTATATCGACAAGGCTGCCACGCTCAAGTCGGTCATCACGGGAGACCCGTTCCTGCTCAACCGCAAGTACAAGGCTCCAATGCCGTGCCTTTTCCGTGGGTTGATGATTCAATGCGTGAACGAGATTCCGAAGCTCAAGGACAAGTCGGAATCCATGTACAGGCGATTGCTCGTGATTCCGTTCGAGAAGCGCTTCGAGGGCTGCGAGCGCAAGTACATCAAGGACGATTATCTGGGACGAAAGGATGTCCTCGAATACGTCCTGTTCCACACCTTGTACGAGATGGATTTCGACGAGTTCAGCGTTCCCGAAGCATCCGAGAAGTCGCTGGACGTGTTCCGAGTCGACAACGACCCTCTTCGCCAGTTCGCGGACGAGGTGTTCGACAAAGCCGCATGGGACCTGCTCCCTTGCAAGTTTCTATACGATTTGTACCGCTACTGGTTTCAGACGAACGTCCCTCAGGGAAAGATGCTGAGCCGGAACTCCTTCTATTCCTCGCTCGAACTGATTGCACCGGAATACGGATGGCAGTTGCAGGACAAGGTCCGCTCGGCGAACCGGATGGATGTCCCCGAGATGCTGATTCTCGAATATCAGGTGCAGGAGTGGATGAATCACGACTACCGGGGAAGCGACAAGATGCGTCTGGCGCAGCCCGAGGTGAAGGACAGCTATCGAGGCTATGTGCGGAACAAGGTGGGGTCGGTCCCCGCGTACATGGTGTCCGGAGAAACGACCGCAAGCAAAGAGACAGATTCAGATTGA
- the mobC gene encoding plasmid mobilization relaxosome protein MobC: protein MAKEVEKRSGKATRQRYKKDRRETVIQVRMNAEELALLDGKRGGRTRSNYLRGALYGSAGPHTEHEVVADTPQLDRMLMELNRIGVNINQIARAFNARVKGMGMLEEIKMEPDKKAFESLRESIDGLSDEVKGLRADLHGGITGGDV, encoded by the coding sequence ATGGCAAAAGAAGTTGAGAAGAGAAGCGGCAAGGCGACCCGCCAGCGCTACAAGAAGGACCGTCGCGAGACTGTTATTCAGGTGCGCATGAACGCCGAGGAGCTTGCCCTTCTGGATGGGAAGAGAGGCGGACGCACGCGCTCGAATTATCTGCGGGGCGCGCTGTACGGTTCCGCCGGTCCCCACACGGAGCACGAGGTCGTTGCGGACACTCCGCAGCTCGACCGGATGCTGATGGAACTGAACCGAATCGGCGTGAACATCAACCAGATTGCGCGGGCCTTCAACGCCCGCGTGAAAGGGATGGGCATGCTTGAGGAAATCAAGATGGAACCGGACAAGAAGGCGTTCGAGAGCCTGCGGGAATCCATCGACGGATTGTCGGACGAGGTCAAGGGGCTTCGAGCCGATTTGCATGGCGGAATCACGGGAGGTGATGTCTGA
- a CDS encoding relaxase/mobilization nuclease domain-containing protein, giving the protein MSTTYVQALPDVRGRMSYTEFGEGKRRRDHLQNGTDRIAAQMGDMPSRGEFIAYCNGLHAVHPNMVNEGYELRVSWALDELNPGNPDDVQRGMEHAYLLCHELAPDSPCWVTMHVDGEGGCVHAHATIANHDCRTGQVINKEDTSLFAPRVQAVNDELSREWGLSVIGADKDKSTWAEKRDSFEHDSFDRHLGDAVAKARDDASDIDDFKQRLAFAGVTLNETSKVDKKTGEKSVGWSYRMRDEWGPKRRTRKRRASNLADDLTKEGVERFFEEKQGQQAREALETSPVPKQDSQTVGMEDTQQDSPAQHDSDMYEPSESDVKDMASDLKSVYARRRKSEGMPIAGEQYEALANAENDPEDALAQLRADVEHARREFRDSKEARDALKGACPSLAMGFGLYTLASRTGTDPVSRMMSDMMARMFRMMMLQFMEDQRRRMQEDAERRLYESRGNMWDAEKRLKAAEEALDNEAARTVKHRGVTPKMQQTAEATERVRDEDKYLGE; this is encoded by the coding sequence ATGTCGACGACGTATGTGCAGGCATTGCCCGACGTGCGGGGTCGCATGTCCTACACCGAGTTCGGAGAGGGAAAGCGCAGACGCGACCACCTGCAAAACGGGACGGACCGCATCGCCGCCCAGATGGGCGACATGCCCTCCCGAGGTGAGTTCATCGCGTACTGCAACGGGCTTCATGCCGTCCATCCGAACATGGTCAACGAGGGTTACGAGCTTCGCGTCTCGTGGGCGCTCGACGAGTTGAATCCGGGCAATCCCGACGATGTGCAGAGGGGCATGGAGCACGCCTACCTGCTCTGCCATGAACTCGCCCCCGACTCCCCGTGTTGGGTGACAATGCACGTGGACGGCGAGGGCGGATGCGTCCACGCCCACGCGACAATCGCGAACCACGATTGCCGCACCGGACAAGTCATAAATAAAGAGGACACGAGCCTGTTCGCCCCGCGCGTGCAGGCGGTGAACGACGAGCTGAGCCGCGAGTGGGGCCTGTCCGTGATAGGAGCGGACAAGGACAAGTCGACATGGGCGGAGAAACGGGACTCGTTCGAGCACGATTCCTTCGACCGACATCTCGGCGATGCGGTGGCAAAAGCAAGGGACGACGCCAGCGATATTGATGATTTCAAGCAGCGTCTTGCGTTCGCCGGAGTGACCCTCAATGAGACATCGAAAGTCGACAAGAAGACGGGCGAGAAGTCCGTCGGATGGTCTTACAGGATGCGGGACGAATGGGGTCCGAAGCGAAGGACCCGAAAGCGCCGCGCCTCGAATCTCGCAGACGACCTGACGAAGGAAGGCGTCGAGCGGTTCTTCGAGGAGAAGCAGGGACAGCAGGCCCGTGAGGCATTGGAGACATCTCCAGTTCCGAAGCAGGATTCCCAGACGGTCGGCATGGAGGATACGCAGCAGGATTCCCCGGCCCAGCATGATTCCGACATGTACGAACCGAGCGAGTCCGACGTAAAGGACATGGCCTCCGATTTGAAGAGCGTGTACGCCCGCCGCAGGAAGAGCGAGGGCATGCCTATCGCCGGGGAGCAGTACGAGGCGCTCGCGAATGCAGAGAACGACCCGGAAGACGCCCTCGCCCAGCTCCGCGCCGATGTGGAACACGCCCGCAGGGAGTTCCGCGATTCCAAGGAGGCACGAGACGCCCTGAAGGGAGCCTGCCCGAGCCTCGCGATGGGATTCGGGCTGTACACGCTGGCGAGCAGGACCGGGACCGACCCCGTCTCCCGCATGATGTCGGACATGATGGCCCGGATGTTCCGCATGATGATGCTCCAGTTCATGGAGGACCAGCGCCGCAGGATGCAGGAGGACGCCGAGCGTCGTCTCTACGAATCGCGCGGCAACATGTGGGACGCCGAGAAGCGCCTGAAGGCCGCCGAGGAGGCTCTGGACAACGAGGCCGCCCGCACCGTCAAGCATCGCGGCGTCACGCCGAAGATGCAGCAGACGGCCGAGGCGACGGAGCGCGTGCGCGACGAGGACAAGTACCTCGGGGAGTAA
- a CDS encoding recombinase family protein, with the protein MIHLARKKSKLNDNNLAIAYYRYSSHSQNEASIEQQRELAHEWADAHGLKIVREYEDAAISGTKEDRPGFQLMLSEVAKIRPNTLIAWKTDRLGRDKYVLAMAKKTIRDAGCEIHLLAENIPTDTAEGILIEGLMEALAEYYSRNLSVHIQRGMDFNAEHANFNGHKVFGFKTEKVDKRRKYVIDPDTAPFVQLMFAKYAEGEPMQSICDEFNEAGLRTSRGNPFGVKTMHRMLKNRAYIGEYRHGEFVVPGGMPALVDGETFDRAQKRLAENKRKGSQRARGMDEDGAPRYWLTGKLYCGECGETMQGVSGTSKTGRTYYYYYCSAQRKKLCAKKKVKKDWIEDLVTDVLRYIIDDSENLMSLAVDAAVYYKEHYKETGYLEGLEAKRKEVEKGIANLMKAIEGGALSDTLIERLNQLEAQKASLNDAIQAENVKVSLCEDEHSIKAYFEKFLHADFDNPETRDKILEYFVDKIYLYDEKLVVTSWYSEDKTEITWDMLKGADGDPFVKGEAAEFDCFPLGSTKWELCELLAPLVPFFIMIVNIIGKI; encoded by the coding sequence GTGATTCATTTGGCGAGAAAGAAATCAAAGCTCAACGACAACAACCTCGCCATCGCGTACTACCGCTACTCCTCCCACTCGCAGAACGAGGCGAGCATCGAACAGCAGCGCGAGCTTGCCCACGAATGGGCGGACGCGCACGGGCTGAAAATCGTCCGAGAGTACGAGGACGCGGCCATATCCGGCACGAAGGAAGACCGTCCGGGATTCCAGCTTATGCTGTCGGAGGTCGCAAAAATCCGTCCGAACACCCTCATCGCGTGGAAGACCGACCGTCTGGGTCGCGATAAGTACGTGCTGGCGATGGCGAAGAAGACGATTCGCGACGCGGGGTGCGAGATACACCTGCTGGCGGAGAACATTCCGACGGATACCGCCGAGGGAATCCTCATCGAGGGGCTGATGGAGGCTCTGGCGGAGTATTACAGCCGGAACCTGTCCGTGCACATCCAACGAGGGATGGACTTCAACGCCGAGCACGCGAACTTCAACGGCCATAAGGTGTTCGGCTTCAAGACGGAGAAGGTGGACAAGAGGCGCAAGTACGTCATAGACCCCGATACCGCGCCGTTCGTGCAGTTGATGTTCGCGAAGTACGCCGAAGGAGAACCCATGCAGTCCATCTGCGACGAGTTCAACGAGGCCGGTCTGCGTACGTCGAGGGGTAACCCCTTCGGTGTGAAGACGATGCACAGGATGCTCAAGAACCGCGCGTACATCGGCGAGTACAGGCACGGCGAGTTCGTCGTTCCCGGCGGGATGCCCGCTCTGGTCGACGGGGAGACGTTCGACAGGGCGCAGAAGCGCCTCGCCGAGAACAAGCGCAAGGGTTCCCAGAGGGCGCGAGGAATGGATGAGGATGGCGCTCCTCGCTACTGGCTGACCGGGAAGCTGTACTGCGGCGAGTGTGGGGAGACGATGCAAGGTGTCTCGGGCACGAGCAAGACGGGGCGCACGTATTACTACTACTATTGCTCCGCCCAGCGGAAGAAGCTGTGCGCGAAGAAGAAGGTCAAGAAGGACTGGATTGAGGACCTCGTGACCGACGTCCTGAGGTACATCATCGACGACTCGGAGAACCTGATGTCCCTTGCGGTGGACGCCGCCGTGTACTACAAGGAGCATTACAAGGAGACGGGGTACCTCGAAGGTCTGGAGGCGAAGCGCAAGGAGGTAGAGAAGGGTATCGCGAACCTGATGAAGGCAATCGAGGGCGGTGCGCTCAGCGACACCCTCATAGAGCGCCTGAACCAGCTTGAGGCGCAGAAGGCATCCCTGAACGACGCGATACAGGCCGAGAACGTCAAGGTCTCGCTGTGCGAGGACGAGCACAGCATCAAGGCGTACTTCGAGAAGTTCCTTCACGCGGACTTCGACAACCCGGAGACGCGCGATAAGATATTGGAATATTTCGTCGATAAGATTTATCTCTACGACGAGAAGCTGGTCGTGACCTCGTGGTATTCGGAGGATAAGACCGAAATCACGTGGGATATGCTGAAAGGAGCGGACGGCGACCCTTTTGTTAAAGGGGAAGCCGCCGAGTTCGACTGCTTCCCCTTAGGCTCCACCAAGTGGGAACTATGCGAACTTTTAGCGCCGCTAGTTCCTTTTTTTATTATGATCGTCAATATCATCGGTAAAATTTAA
- a CDS encoding solute carrier family 23 protein, with the protein MSKKNQVIGYLPDERPPFFKLLLYAIQQVIVMFPATVTVALLTGFHISTTIFASGLATLCFLLITGKKLPLYYGSSFSYLAAIGSLMASEALVGASLDEKIAVAQFGIIMSGFVSIAAGLIVNRFGKNAVEKALPASVTGPIAMIIGLTLAGNALGDATSAVVDASTGAAAAGDPQLVSNMALLVALITLISTILFSVYLKGVLGQLPLLLGPIVGCVAALIISLTTGVNLFKQVPADVASAGVFALPHITLPKPSWMAVAAIMPVALATIPESTAHVYQLDIYVNDLAKKKGSEKRYDIESKLGLNLIGDGIGDMVAGAIGGPGGTNYGENISAMAITKVFSIPVLMAAAVIAMVISCFTPLVGAIYSIPTAVIGGLEIFLFGAIAAQGVAIMIDKNVDMFSSKNIAVIASIMIIGLGGQYAFGGNIPFFGIEVPCVAGAAIFGILLNLLLSIGSKKKKDDAPADAE; encoded by the coding sequence ATGTCCAAAAAGAACCAAGTTATTGGCTACTTGCCGGATGAGCGCCCGCCGTTTTTTAAACTGCTGCTCTATGCAATCCAGCAAGTCATCGTCATGTTCCCGGCCACGGTAACAGTCGCTCTGCTCACGGGATTCCATATCTCAACGACGATTTTCGCAAGCGGTCTCGCGACGCTGTGCTTTTTGCTCATCACGGGCAAAAAACTCCCGCTCTACTATGGCTCGAGCTTTTCCTATCTGGCCGCAATCGGCAGTTTGATGGCCAGCGAAGCGCTTGTCGGCGCATCGCTGGATGAGAAGATCGCTGTGGCGCAGTTTGGCATTATCATGTCTGGCTTCGTCTCCATCGCCGCCGGCCTCATCGTCAACCGCTTCGGCAAAAACGCCGTGGAAAAGGCCCTGCCCGCCAGCGTTACTGGCCCCATCGCCATGATCATCGGCCTGACGCTTGCCGGAAACGCGCTGGGCGATGCGACTTCTGCCGTCGTCGATGCCAGCACAGGCGCAGCAGCGGCCGGGGATCCGCAGCTGGTCTCCAATATGGCGTTGCTTGTCGCCCTCATTACGCTGATCTCCACGATTCTCTTCTCGGTCTATCTCAAAGGCGTGCTGGGCCAGCTTCCTCTGCTGCTCGGCCCCATCGTAGGCTGTGTCGCCGCGCTCATCATCTCGCTCACAACCGGCGTCAACCTCTTCAAACAGGTTCCGGCAGATGTCGCAAGCGCCGGCGTTTTCGCGCTCCCGCATATCACGCTGCCCAAGCCTTCCTGGATGGCTGTTGCGGCAATTATGCCCGTCGCCCTGGCGACCATTCCGGAATCCACCGCGCATGTTTATCAGCTTGATATTTACGTCAACGACCTGGCCAAAAAGAAAGGCTCCGAAAAGCGCTACGACATCGAGAGCAAGCTTGGCCTTAACCTGATCGGCGACGGCATTGGCGATATGGTCGCCGGCGCCATCGGCGGGCCTGGCGGCACCAACTACGGCGAAAATATCAGCGCCATGGCCATCACCAAGGTCTTCTCCATCCCGGTGCTGATGGCCGCGGCTGTCATCGCAATGGTCATTTCCTGCTTTACGCCCCTTGTCGGCGCTATCTACTCCATCCCAACGGCGGTCATCGGCGGCCTTGAGATTTTCCTCTTTGGCGCTATTGCGGCACAGGGCGTCGCCATCATGATCGATAAGAATGTCGATATGTTCAGCTCTAAGAATATTGCTGTCATCGCGTCTATCATGATCATCGGCCTCGGCGGGCAGTATGCGTTTGGCGGCAATATTCCGTTCTTTGGCATAGAGGTTCCCTGCGTGGCAGGCGCTGCCATTTTCGGCATTTTGCTGAACCTGCTTTTGAGCATTGGCTCCAAGAAGAAAAAGGATGATGCTCCGGCAGACGCTGAATAA